A region from the Sandaracinus amylolyticus genome encodes:
- a CDS encoding glycosyltransferase family 4 protein yields the protein MAGSERYLLEILPALRAAGVDARFAALVTAADRSRNDAMYRRLRAAEVPYYVLPLGRVPRASDVLGLARLVRDEQFDVLHTHLVHADFVGALARPALPRRVARVSTKHGYEERFTNEHGFDPRRVPRNAYRTACWVAESQVTASYAISRGLRRLFVESGIARREMEVIHYGFDFAAAPMQPRAEHRLGAPQITMVGRLVGFKGHRHAVDAMVHVRRAHPSAKLVIVGSGPLEDEIRASIAARGLSESVVMTGYRPDAAAFMAASDVVLVPSISEGLGVVFLEAFSAGTPVVAFDVPASNEILDHDETGLLVRPYDIDAYARAVSALLSDGALRERLAAGGAHRLRSYFTRERMTRETIAFYERASRRARSERHAAAAPAA from the coding sequence ATGGCGGGTTCGGAGCGGTATCTGCTCGAGATCCTGCCTGCGCTCCGCGCCGCAGGGGTCGACGCCCGCTTCGCCGCGCTGGTGACGGCTGCCGACCGCTCGCGGAACGACGCGATGTACCGCCGACTTCGCGCCGCCGAGGTTCCGTACTACGTACTCCCGCTCGGCCGGGTCCCGCGCGCGAGCGACGTCCTCGGCCTCGCTCGCCTCGTGCGCGACGAGCAATTCGACGTCCTCCACACGCACCTCGTCCACGCCGACTTCGTCGGCGCCCTCGCGCGTCCCGCACTGCCGCGACGCGTCGCGCGCGTCTCGACGAAGCACGGCTACGAGGAACGCTTCACCAACGAGCACGGCTTCGACCCTCGACGCGTTCCACGCAACGCGTATCGGACTGCGTGCTGGGTCGCCGAGTCGCAGGTCACGGCGTCCTACGCCATCTCGCGTGGGCTTCGCAGGCTCTTCGTCGAGTCCGGCATCGCGCGGCGGGAGATGGAGGTCATCCACTACGGGTTCGACTTCGCCGCCGCGCCGATGCAGCCGCGCGCCGAGCATCGTCTCGGAGCTCCGCAGATCACGATGGTAGGGCGCCTCGTCGGCTTCAAGGGCCATCGCCATGCAGTCGACGCGATGGTCCACGTGCGTCGCGCGCATCCGAGCGCGAAGCTGGTGATCGTGGGCTCGGGTCCGCTCGAAGACGAGATCCGTGCGTCGATCGCGGCACGAGGTCTCTCCGAGAGCGTCGTGATGACGGGTTATCGCCCGGATGCCGCTGCGTTCATGGCCGCGTCCGACGTCGTGCTCGTGCCGTCGATCTCGGAGGGGTTGGGTGTCGTGTTTCTCGAGGCGTTCTCGGCCGGAACGCCGGTCGTGGCGTTCGACGTGCCGGCGTCGAACGAGATCCTCGACCACGACGAGACTGGGCTGCTCGTGCGTCCGTACGACATCGACGCCTATGCGCGTGCAGTGAGCGCGCTGCTCTCGGATGGCGCGCTGCGCGAACGGCTGGCAGCAGGTGGGGCGCACAGACTTCGCTCGTACTTCACGCGGGAACGCATGACGCGCGAGACGATCGCGTTCTACGAGCGCGCATCGCGACGCGCGCGAAGCGAGCGGCACGCAGCCGCCGCGCCTGCCGCTTGA